A genomic window from Punica granatum isolate Tunisia-2019 chromosome 2, ASM765513v2, whole genome shotgun sequence includes:
- the LOC116194459 gene encoding nudix hydrolase 26, chloroplastic-like isoform X1 has translation MEAQAPPQGYRRNAGICLINSSNKIFSASRLNRPEIWQMPQGGIEEGEDPKTAAFRELREETGVSSAEILAEVRLLVFVPYWLTYDFTPEGREKRKIRWGTDYKGQAQKWFLFKFTGKEEEINLLGDGTEKPKFGKWSWMSPEEVLELVVDIKEPIYKEVLSFFAPYLKEQL, from the exons ATGGAAGCACAAGCTCCTCCTCAAGGGTACAGAAGAAATGCGGGCATCTGCCTCATCAATTCATCTAACAAG ATATTTTCTGCTTCAAGGCTCAATCGCCCTGAAATTTGGCAGATGCCCCAG GGGGGTATCGAAGAAGGTGAGGATCCAAAAACTGCTGCTTTCAGGGAGTTGAGGGAGGAGACTGGAGTCAGTTCTGCAGAAATTCTTGCAGAGGTTCGACTTCTAGTTTTT GTTCCATATTGGTTGACATATGATTTCACACCCGAGGGTAGGGAAAAACGCAAAATCAGATGGGGTACCGACTACAAAGGCCAAGCGCAGAAGTG GTTCCTCTTTAAGTTTACTGGCAAAGAAGAGGAAATCAATCTTTTGGGTGATGGAACTGAGAAGCCCAAGTTCGGGAAGTGGTCGTGGATGTCACCCGAGGAAGTCCTTGAGCTT GTAGTAGACATTAAGGAGCCCATCTATAAGGAAGTTTTGAGTTTCTTCG
- the LOC116194459 gene encoding nudix hydrolase 26, chloroplastic-like isoform X2 yields MEAQAPPQGYRRNAGICLINSSNKIFSASRLNRPEIWQMPQGGIEEGEDPKTAAFRELREETGVSSAEILAEVPYWLTYDFTPEGREKRKIRWGTDYKGQAQKWFLFKFTGKEEEINLLGDGTEKPKFGKWSWMSPEEVLELVVDIKEPIYKEVLSFFAPYLKEQL; encoded by the exons ATGGAAGCACAAGCTCCTCCTCAAGGGTACAGAAGAAATGCGGGCATCTGCCTCATCAATTCATCTAACAAG ATATTTTCTGCTTCAAGGCTCAATCGCCCTGAAATTTGGCAGATGCCCCAG GGGGGTATCGAAGAAGGTGAGGATCCAAAAACTGCTGCTTTCAGGGAGTTGAGGGAGGAGACTGGAGTCAGTTCTGCAGAAATTCTTGCAGAG GTTCCATATTGGTTGACATATGATTTCACACCCGAGGGTAGGGAAAAACGCAAAATCAGATGGGGTACCGACTACAAAGGCCAAGCGCAGAAGTG GTTCCTCTTTAAGTTTACTGGCAAAGAAGAGGAAATCAATCTTTTGGGTGATGGAACTGAGAAGCCCAAGTTCGGGAAGTGGTCGTGGATGTCACCCGAGGAAGTCCTTGAGCTT GTAGTAGACATTAAGGAGCCCATCTATAAGGAAGTTTTGAGTTTCTTCG